AAGATGCGATTAAAAAGCAGATTTCTTTGCGCCGTTATGGGGAACCAGAAGAAGTGGCAAGCGTTGTTTCTTTCTTAGCTGGTCCAGACGCTAGTTATGTAAGTGGACAGGTCATCTTAATTGATGGTTGTTTGAGCATGTAATGAATAGAAAATAGAGGAGGATACCAATGAAACGAGTTGTGATCACTGGGATTGGTGTAAAAAGCGCCATTGGGAACACGAAGGAAGTTTTTTGGGAAAATATTTGTGCTGGCAAACATGGAATCCGTTTGATTGACACATTTGATACATCTGATTTTGACATTAAAGTAGCTGCTTTGGATAATGATTTTAACAGCGAAGAATATATGGATAAAAAAGAAGCGCGCCGTACCGACCGTTATTGCCAGCTGGCAGTAGCTGCCGCACTGGACGCGATGAAGGATTGTGGTTGCGAATTAAAAGAGGCATATGACCCATACCGCGTTGGTGTAATTGTAGGCAGTGGTATCGGTGGGTTACATACCTGGGAGGCAGAACACAACAAATACCTGGAAAAGGGGCCAAAACGGGTATCCGTATTCTTTATCCCTTCCATGATTGCGAATATGGCTTCCGGTATGATTTCGATCCGTACCGGCTTAAAAGGGGCGAACTTCTGTCCTGTGACCGCATGTGCATCCTCCAACCATGCATTGGGAGAAGCATTCCATAAAATCCGATATGGATTATTGGACGCTTGTGTTGCTGGTGGTGCGGAAGCTTGTATTACAAAGTTTTCCGCAGCCGGATTTAACAATATGACCGCATTGACCAAAAGCGATGATCCTGACCGTGCATCTATCCCATTTGACAAAGAACGCAGTGGGTTTGTCATGGGAGAAGGCGCTGGTATTTTAATCCTGGAAGAACTGGAACACGCAAAAGCTAGAGGCGCAAAAATCTACGCTGAAATTGTAGGTTATGGCGCAACTGGGGATGCTTATCACATTACTAGCCCAGATCCAGGAGCAGGGGCGGCCGCAAAATGTTTGGAATTCGCGGTACAGGACGCTGGACTACAGATGACAGATATTGATTATATTAACGCTCATGGTACCTCCACACCATTGAATGAAAGAGTGGAGACCTCTGCAATTAAACAGGCATTTGGAGATCATGCAAGTAAGTTGATGGTAAGTTCTACTAAATCTATGACAGGCCATATGCTGGGTGCTGCTGGTGCTGTAGAAGGGATTGTAACTGCATTGGCATTGCGGGATGGGATTGTCCCTCCAACTGTTGGGTATCAGGTTCCAGATGAGGATTGTGACCTGGATTGTGTTCCAAATCAGGCTCGCAAAGCAGATATCCATTATGCGCTGTCCAACTCTTTGGGATTTGGCGGACACAATGCAACCATCTGTTTTAAAAAATATGAAGATTAAGGAGGGTGTCCTGCATGGCAAACTTTACATTTGAAACCGAAACAATTGATTACTTAATTGATAAAGTTGCGAAATCCGGTATTACAAAATTAAAATTGAAAAGCGATGATTTTGAAATTGAGATTGAAGCACAGAAAGAAAAAGAAACTGTTGTTACGACAGTAGCTGCCCCATCTGCTGCGGCACCAATAGCACCAGTTACAGCTGCGAACACTGCTGTACCAACAGAAGCAGCACCAGAATTATCTGGTAATGTAGTAAAATCACCGATTATTGGCACCTTCTACGCAAGTCCATCCCCAGATAAGGCTCCTTATGTCTCTGTTGGGCAGACTGTCCAAAAAGGGGATGTGCTGTTCATCGTAGAATCCATGAAGCTGATGAATGAAATCAAAAGTGAGTACAGCGGAAAAGTAGCTCAGATTTTGGTGCAAAACGGGGATAGCGTTGATTATAACCAACCGATTATGGTGATTGAATAAGGAGATTGGTATGGCATTATTAAACCAAGAACAAATTAAAGAGATTATTCCACATAGAGATCCGTTTTTGTTGATTGATGAAGTGCTGGAATTGGAACCAGGGGTTCGAGCGGTAGCGTTAAAACATATTAAAGAAGATGAGGATTGGTTCCGTGGCCATTTTCCAGGCCATCCAATTCAACCAGGCGTATTGATGATTGAAATGCTGGCACAGACTGGGGCGGTATCCGTTCTTTCCCTGCCGGAAAACAAAGGCAAAATTGCGGTATTTGCGGGGATTGACAAGGCGCGCTTTAAACAGCCAGTAATGCCAGGGGATACTTTGAAACTGGAAGTGGAAATTATCAAAATTCGTGGTCCGTTGGGGATTGGAAAAGCAGTGGCAACGGTAGATGGCAAAAAAGCGGTAACCGCTGAAATTATGTTTGCGATTTCAGAGAAATAAGCCTGAAAGACCGGAGGCTGTAACAGGCTAGCCGGTTTTTCTCACTATTGTTTTTATACTGACAATAAGGACGCAATAAGAAAATGCGGACGGAGGGAAGTTGTTTTGTTTAACAAAGTTTTGATTGCCAACCGTGGGGAGATTGCGGTGCGTATCATCCACGCTTGCCGTGAACTGGGGATTGGCACAGTGGCGGTGTTTTCGGAAGCGGACAGAGGCGCTTTGCATGCACAGATTGCGGATGAGGCAATTTGTATTGGCCCTGCTGCCACAAAAGACAGCTATTTGAATATACAAGCTATTTTGGCGGCATGTGAAGTAACCGGTGCAGACGCAATCCATCCAGGATTTGGATTTTTATCCGAAAACAGTTCTTTTGCAAAAACCTGTGAATTGTGTGGTGTGACATTTATTGGTCCAAGTTATACTTCTATGGATATGATGGGGGATAAAGCAAACGCAAAACAGACCATGAAAAATGCAAACGTGCCTGTTGTGCCAGGTTCAGACGGTGTAGTGAACAGTGTAGAAGAAGCCAAAGAGATTGCGGAACGGATTGGTTATCCAGTCATGGTAAAAGCTTCTGCTGGTGGCGGCGGCAGGGGAATCCGCAAAGTAGATACCCCGGATGAGCTGGAGGCCGCAATCACGGCGGCAAAAACAGAA
This is a stretch of genomic DNA from Clostridium facile. It encodes these proteins:
- the fabF gene encoding beta-ketoacyl-ACP synthase II, which encodes MKRVVITGIGVKSAIGNTKEVFWENICAGKHGIRLIDTFDTSDFDIKVAALDNDFNSEEYMDKKEARRTDRYCQLAVAAALDAMKDCGCELKEAYDPYRVGVIVGSGIGGLHTWEAEHNKYLEKGPKRVSVFFIPSMIANMASGMISIRTGLKGANFCPVTACASSNHALGEAFHKIRYGLLDACVAGGAEACITKFSAAGFNNMTALTKSDDPDRASIPFDKERSGFVMGEGAGILILEELEHAKARGAKIYAEIVGYGATGDAYHITSPDPGAGAAAKCLEFAVQDAGLQMTDIDYINAHGTSTPLNERVETSAIKQAFGDHASKLMVSSTKSMTGHMLGAAGAVEGIVTALALRDGIVPPTVGYQVPDEDCDLDCVPNQARKADIHYALSNSLGFGGHNATICFKKYED
- the accB gene encoding acetyl-CoA carboxylase biotin carboxyl carrier protein, yielding MANFTFETETIDYLIDKVAKSGITKLKLKSDDFEIEIEAQKEKETVVTTVAAPSAAAPIAPVTAANTAVPTEAAPELSGNVVKSPIIGTFYASPSPDKAPYVSVGQTVQKGDVLFIVESMKLMNEIKSEYSGKVAQILVQNGDSVDYNQPIMVIE
- the fabZ gene encoding 3-hydroxyacyl-ACP dehydratase FabZ, with amino-acid sequence MALLNQEQIKEIIPHRDPFLLIDEVLELEPGVRAVALKHIKEDEDWFRGHFPGHPIQPGVLMIEMLAQTGAVSVLSLPENKGKIAVFAGIDKARFKQPVMPGDTLKLEVEIIKIRGPLGIGKAVATVDGKKAVTAEIMFAISEK